One window of the Indicator indicator isolate 239-I01 chromosome 13, UM_Iind_1.1, whole genome shotgun sequence genome contains the following:
- the LOC128970704 gene encoding LOW QUALITY PROTEIN: transcription cofactor HES-6-like (The sequence of the model RefSeq protein was modified relative to this genomic sequence to represent the inferred CDS: deleted 1 base in 1 codon; substituted 1 base at 1 genomic stop codon) — translation MQIRGYKXGSTGREWRGAVRGERRWVNLPSLAMAPSFRPSKGRSPRGDEDGTEARADRRTRKPLVEKKRRARINESLQELRLLLADSEFQAKLENAEVLELTVRRVQAVLERRSLGECQRGGGGGRPARSAPHPAPLSVSCGAEGGRLHREASERFAAGYIQCMHEVHTFVSSCPGIDATTAAELLNHLLESMPLNEGSFPDLIADVLADPTLGPWPTSETLASVSEASSLCLALPASAPSPSPSEETCSDSDEAEAEPGQTSTDGLDSSQTHSLPSPSLPKSMWRPW, via the exons ATGCAAATAAGAGGCTATAAGTAGGGCAGCACGGGGCGG GAGTGGCGCGGAGCTGTTAGAGGTGAGAGGCGCTGGGTGAACCTACCCAGTCTCGCCATGGCGCCCTCCTTCCGGCCCAGCAAGGGCCGCTCGCCCCGAGGGGACGAAGACGGCACGGAGGCCAGGGCCGACAGGAGG ACGAGAAAACCTCTCGTGGAGAAGAAGCGCCGGGCGCGGATCAACGAGAGCCTGCAGGAACTGCGGCTGCTGCTGGCCGACAGCGAG TTTCAGGCGAAGCTGGAGAACgcggaggtgctggagctgacGGTGCGGCGGGTGCAGGCCGTGCTGGAGCGCCGCTCCCTCGGTGAGTGCcagcggggcggcggcgggggaaGGCCGGCCCGATCCGCGCCTCACCCCGCTCCCCTCTCTGTCTCCTGCGGCGCAGAGGGCGGGCGACTGCATCGCGAAGCCAGCGAGCGCTTTGCCGCCGGCTACATCCAGTGCATGCACGAGGTGCACACCTTCGTCTCCAGCTGTCCCGGCATCGACGCCACCACGGCCGCTGAGCTGCTCAACCACCTGCTGGAGTCCATGCCCCTCAACGAAGGCAGCTTCCCGGACTTGATCGCGGACGTTTTGGCTGATCCCACCCTCGGCCCCTGGCCCACCAGCGAGACGCTGGCCTCAGTGTCCGAGGCCTCCTCCCTATGCCTGGCTCTCCCAGCCTCAGCACCCTCGCCTTCCCCCAGTGAAGAGACCTGCTCCGACTCGGATGAGGCGGAGGCTGAGCCGGGCCAGACCTCCACCGATGGACTGGACTCTTCCCAGACACACAGTCTGCCTTCGCCTAGCTTACCCAAATCCATGTGGAGACCCTGGTAA